A genomic stretch from Amia ocellicauda isolate fAmiCal2 chromosome 23, fAmiCal2.hap1, whole genome shotgun sequence includes:
- the LOC136718876 gene encoding G-protein coupled receptor 4, with protein MDLTPNQTVSNGSNGPLNNSCGIDFGVDAVFLPVFYGIFFFVGLPLNLMALYGLYRLVKSENVLPVYVMNLLLSDLLQIVTLPLWIDYYSKGHYWQFGTRLCQVVGLVFYISLYAGIFFLCLIALERHLAIARPLKFQSLRRLRYARWVALGLWVVVALPPCIAFAVLFTKNNQNHLCIEKYPSDKQFIIYRLVTLVLSFAIPFIFIVTLHMLTLRSLAGVSSLVEEEKKRIRRLLTMVVVIFLTVLGPYHLIGCVKYIGLLIHPISCEWERSVFVYYQMGRALLSLNSLLDPVLYIFLRNDFRDKLYSSLCCLGRLQRRSHRPSPAVSDHVERQTNSTQDSNM; from the coding sequence ATGGACTTAACCCCCAACCAGACGGTGTCCAATGGAAGCAATGGTCCTCTCAACAATTCCTGTGGGATCGACTTTGGTGTAGATGCAGTCTTTCTCCCAGTATTTTATGGCATCTTCTTCTTCGTGGGTCTTCCATTAAATTTGATGGCACTGTATGGGTTGTACCGCCTGGTCAAATCTGAAAATGTCCTTCCAGTCTATGTTATGAACCTGCTCCTTTCAGACCTTCTACAGATTGTGACTTTACCCCTCTGGATTGACTACTACAGCAAAGGACACTATTGGCAATTCGGCACCAGGTTGTGCCAGGTGGTAGGCCTCGTCTTTTATATCAGCCTTTACGCGGGCATATTTTTCCTGTGCCTCATTGCGTTAGAGCGCCACCTGGCTATTGCCCGGCCGCTCAAATTCCAATCCTTGCGGAGACTGCGATACGCTCGCTGGGTGGCACTGGGCTTGTGGGTCGTGGTGGCGCTGCCCCCTTGTATTGCCTTTGCGGTTCTTTTCAcgaaaaacaatcaaaatcaCCTATGCATTGAGAAATACCCTTCAGACAAACAATTCATCATCTACCGATTGGTAACTCTGGTTCTTTCTTTTGCCATTCCTTTCATCTTCATTGTTACCCTGCACATGTTGACTCTCAGATCCCTGGCTGGAGTCAGCTCGCTGGtcgaggaggagaagaagaggaTAAGAAGATTGCTGACTATGGTGGTGGTTATATTTCTGACAGTGTTGGGTCCCTATCACCTCATAGGCTGTGTGAAGTACATAGGATTGCTGATCCATCCCATTTCATGTGAATGGGAGAGATCAGTTTTTGTGTATTACCAGATGGGGAGGGCCCTGCTGAGCTTGAATAGCCTGCTGGACCCTGTGCTGTATATTTTCCTGCGCAACGATTTCAGGGATAAATTATATAGTTCTTTGTGCTGCCTAGGAAGGTTGCAGAGAAGATCTCATAGACCCTCCCCGGCAGTTTCAGATCAtgtagagagacagacaaattCCACGCAGGACTCAAACATGTGA